The following proteins are encoded in a genomic region of Deltaproteobacteria bacterium:
- a CDS encoding GyrI-like domain-containing protein: protein MSAEQVRMGVMKLIGIRTSGSREELATRVPKAWRELASRLGEIENVVDPGVFFGVVPEADHHKLEGQGSYTYLCCARVRSGRSVPKGMESLIVPAQRYAQVTVRGGTAELTKATLELARFFAQNAVTPNKKAFGLERFDEKRQSVLA, encoded by the coding sequence CGGGATCCGCACCAGCGGATCGCGCGAGGAGCTGGCCACGCGGGTGCCGAAGGCGTGGCGCGAGCTCGCGAGCCGCCTCGGCGAGATCGAGAACGTGGTCGACCCGGGCGTGTTCTTCGGCGTCGTGCCCGAGGCCGACCACCACAAGCTCGAGGGCCAGGGCAGCTACACGTATCTGTGCTGCGCGCGCGTGCGCAGCGGCCGCAGCGTTCCGAAGGGGATGGAGTCGCTGATCGTCCCCGCGCAGCGCTACGCACAGGTGACGGTGCGCGGTGGTACCGCGGAGCTCACCAAGGCCACCCTGGAGCTGGCGCGCTTCTTCGCCCAGAACGCGGTCACGCCCAACAAGAAGGCGTTCGGCCTGGAGCGCTTCGACGAGAAGCGCCAGAGCGTGCTCGC